A single window of Leptospira bandrabouensis DNA harbors:
- a CDS encoding Ig-like domain-containing protein: protein MMKTTIIFVFSFVLLFLGCSKIPNEGDILGLLGARIEDGFVYPKVLFVNPSSEATQVPIDSPIIIDFSKPMDRSLVESAISISAPGGNTSFTPSWVFDTRLILNFSAGLTQGKKYEINLNASSTKDKDGNRMAKNFISSFYTIGVGGAPTVVATNPPLSGELQLGWPVGSDLLVKFSQPMDPVSTNNAVTIEGASALFTPIWDSSFRELTLRLKSPLNLGATYRLRVNVNAKSALGIPLDKEYLIAFSTATTLEIPTVIADVTVSPAWGTINPDPFINTFTGASKFDNFTFNFSTPMIIKNINGEIKFSPGINGHFEWTGNQLLRFIPSSPLITGQQYRLSIGRDFTSASGVGMNQSYTIDFLVDEPTTSVNISPVQILGKSFTASPACNLIVTPIDQTINFPIDPYIAYEFRPRYTCPEQYEIELLFQTAGSARLKLTGDNNLFDAISVNYLSGGPVTSSIFIQSVDYLPSANPQRVKVRLGGISGNLARYVFKVAGGTSGLHDINENSLSNDLEFVFYGN, encoded by the coding sequence ATGATGAAAACAACAATCATTTTTGTTTTCAGCTTTGTTCTCCTTTTTTTGGGATGTAGTAAAATCCCAAATGAAGGAGATATATTAGGTTTACTGGGAGCTCGTATAGAGGACGGATTTGTTTATCCCAAAGTACTTTTTGTTAATCCTTCCTCAGAAGCGACCCAAGTTCCAATTGACTCTCCTATCATTATAGATTTTTCAAAACCAATGGATCGCTCGTTGGTTGAATCGGCGATTAGCATATCAGCACCAGGCGGCAATACTTCATTCACTCCTTCCTGGGTTTTTGACACTCGATTGATATTGAATTTTTCTGCGGGATTAACTCAAGGAAAGAAATATGAAATTAACTTAAATGCAAGCAGCACAAAAGATAAAGACGGAAATAGAATGGCAAAGAACTTTATTTCTAGTTTTTATACAATAGGTGTTGGTGGAGCCCCGACAGTAGTTGCAACAAATCCTCCACTGAGTGGAGAGCTACAATTGGGTTGGCCTGTGGGATCAGATCTTTTGGTAAAATTCTCACAACCAATGGATCCGGTTAGCACAAATAATGCGGTTACTATTGAGGGTGCCAGTGCCTTATTCACTCCTATTTGGGATTCTAGCTTTCGTGAATTGACATTGAGATTAAAATCACCTTTGAATTTAGGTGCAACTTATCGATTGCGAGTTAATGTTAACGCAAAAAGTGCATTGGGCATTCCTCTCGATAAAGAATACCTAATTGCTTTTTCCACAGCAACGACACTTGAAATACCAACAGTCATCGCAGATGTTACAGTAAGCCCTGCGTGGGGGACTATAAACCCTGATCCATTTATTAACACTTTTACTGGTGCTTCGAAGTTTGATAATTTTACATTTAATTTTTCCACACCAATGATCATAAAAAACATAAACGGCGAAATTAAATTTTCACCAGGTATTAATGGACATTTCGAATGGACGGGTAACCAACTTTTAAGATTTATACCTTCTTCTCCATTGATTACGGGACAACAATATCGTTTATCAATAGGACGTGATTTTACTAGTGCTAGCGGTGTAGGGATGAATCAATCTTATACCATTGATTTTTTGGTCGACGAACCTACAACTAGTGTAAATATTTCACCGGTCCAAATTTTAGGAAAATCTTTTACAGCATCTCCAGCTTGCAATTTAATTGTTACACCAATTGACCAAACAATAAATTTCCCGATAGATCCATACATTGCTTATGAGTTTAGGCCAAGATATACTTGCCCAGAACAATATGAGATAGAATTGCTTTTCCAAACTGCTGGAAGTGCAAGGCTAAAATTGACAGGTGATAATAATTTATTTGATGCAATTAGCGTTAATTATCTCTCTGGTGGTCCTGTTACTTCTAGTATTTTCATTCAAAGTGTTGATTATTTACCGAGCGCAAATCCACAAAGAGTTAAAGTTCGATTAGGTGGCATTTCCGGAAACTTAGCAAGATATGTTTTTAAAGTCGCCGGAGGAACAAGTGGTCTTCACGATATAAATGAAAATAGTCTCTCGAATGACTTGGAGTTTGTTTTTTATGGTAACTAA
- a CDS encoding Ig-like domain-containing protein, whose product MVTKLFFVSIFVFSLSCSQLLDNAEGPLDFLPTASLLPASNPPKILLADPADGSVGISPDTKITILFSEAMNKEFTQSAFSLIRDGSAVGGTFSWLGNLMVFSPNDKLSDPGMYIFSVGKAKAESVGGVNLLDDYRSRFSYSIDLNKPKVTQTIPANGDVGVSPNSLITIKFDKPMDKLSVFGAVSLSPSVEFDIPNTVISDNDQTFQFIPKYPLNFGTVYSLNVANTARDKNGNDLATVQNVVFTVGDDLVSPDLVSISTPSVTNFIADEITVIDGFNRNDVFTLVFNEPVQPIPLAGAIRITPSKNYNLIQISSTNFEVRFLEPLDPITIYNLTVSDGVVDFQNNRLRKSYNFNIKTFGDSTQKIFLMGIYSDPAFANKLYEDRINVTTPQLTTCPTLSNECDQNLYFRFCYGENLGTCSLSLPVNSQILLTSLRLTVSREFGQAIGACQEYFDNPINATPAPLAPSITVFGTVAKCLDKGSTYSITVRGGSTGIKDNFGNVMDSDRTVLIRFPQ is encoded by the coding sequence ATGGTAACTAAACTCTTTTTTGTTTCAATATTTGTTTTTAGTCTATCTTGTAGTCAATTATTAGATAATGCGGAGGGGCCTCTCGATTTTTTACCGACGGCATCACTCTTACCTGCATCTAACCCGCCAAAGATTCTTTTAGCGGATCCAGCAGATGGTTCAGTTGGTATTTCGCCTGATACAAAAATAACAATTTTATTCTCTGAAGCGATGAACAAGGAGTTCACCCAGTCTGCTTTTAGTTTGATTCGTGATGGTTCGGCTGTTGGCGGAACTTTTTCATGGCTTGGAAATCTAATGGTATTTTCTCCAAACGATAAACTATCCGATCCGGGAATGTATATTTTTAGTGTTGGAAAAGCAAAAGCGGAATCTGTTGGTGGGGTGAATTTACTTGATGACTATCGATCGCGGTTCAGTTACTCAATTGACTTAAATAAACCAAAAGTGACCCAAACTATTCCTGCAAATGGGGATGTTGGAGTATCTCCCAATTCATTAATCACAATTAAGTTTGATAAACCAATGGACAAGTTATCAGTGTTTGGTGCCGTTTCGCTAAGTCCTTCTGTAGAGTTCGATATTCCAAATACAGTGATTTCCGATAATGACCAAACATTTCAATTTATTCCAAAATATCCTTTAAATTTTGGAACAGTGTATTCACTTAATGTTGCTAATACTGCGCGTGATAAAAATGGGAATGACCTAGCGACTGTTCAAAATGTCGTTTTTACAGTTGGAGATGACTTAGTGTCACCGGATTTAGTTTCTATTTCGACTCCTTCAGTTACAAATTTCATCGCTGACGAAATAACTGTGATTGATGGCTTCAATCGAAATGATGTTTTTACTTTAGTATTTAACGAACCTGTTCAACCAATACCTTTGGCTGGCGCTATTAGGATCACACCTTCTAAGAATTATAATCTAATTCAAATATCCTCAACAAATTTTGAGGTTCGGTTTTTGGAACCTCTGGATCCAATAACAATTTATAATTTAACTGTCAGTGATGGGGTTGTTGACTTTCAGAATAATCGACTCAGGAAATCATATAATTTTAATATTAAAACATTCGGCGATTCAACCCAAAAAATATTTCTAATGGGTATCTATTCTGATCCAGCATTCGCAAATAAACTCTATGAGGACCGAATCAATGTTACAACACCACAACTGACAACTTGTCCTACATTGTCCAATGAATGTGATCAGAATTTATACTTTAGATTTTGTTATGGCGAAAATTTAGGCACTTGTAGTCTTTCTTTGCCCGTGAACAGTCAGATCTTGTTGACTTCGTTACGTCTCACTGTAAGTCGGGAATTTGGACAAGCAATAGGGGCTTGCCAAGAATATTTTGATAATCCAATTAATGCAACGCCTGCTCCGTTGGCTCCTAGTATCACTGTGTTTGGCACTGTAGCAAAATGTTTAGACAAAGGTTCGACATATTCCATAACCGTAAGAGGTGGGAGTACTGGGATCAAAGATAACTTCGGAAATGTAATGGATTCAGATCGAACCGTATTGATTAGATTTCCTCAATAA
- a CDS encoding tetratricopeptide repeat protein, which yields MSNKKYLLLFALLFLVLNCKNREDAVASYAKGVDFYAKKSLEKALVEFSNAVKADSSFVSARLMKGKTEYYLGKHENAAETFQDILDDFPGNASSLTWLGKIYMLDSSKRDDAKQKLSHAIQLDDNQIDAHYYLGKLFEQEGNVKDALIQYSHGIEIAKRSDKIKRDLNEIYRNAGLSNVAESNEPTPELTKKAKRK from the coding sequence ATGAGTAATAAAAAATATCTGTTACTTTTTGCTTTATTGTTTTTGGTGTTAAACTGCAAGAACCGAGAGGATGCAGTTGCTTCATATGCAAAAGGCGTTGATTTTTATGCAAAGAAGAGTTTGGAAAAGGCATTAGTAGAATTTTCAAATGCTGTAAAAGCTGATAGCAGTTTTGTTTCCGCAAGGTTAATGAAAGGGAAAACAGAATATTATCTTGGAAAACACGAGAATGCAGCTGAAACTTTTCAAGACATACTTGATGACTTCCCTGGTAACGCATCTTCTCTTACCTGGCTTGGGAAAATATATATGTTGGATTCATCCAAACGAGATGATGCTAAACAAAAATTATCACACGCCATACAGTTAGATGATAATCAAATAGATGCACATTATTATCTTGGAAAGTTGTTTGAGCAAGAAGGAAATGTGAAGGATGCCTTGATTCAATATTCTCATGGTATTGAAATTGCGAAAAGATCTGACAAAATTAAAAGAGATCTTAACGAGATCTATCGTAACGCTGGTTTAAGTAATGTAGCGGAGTCAAATGAACCAACTCCAGAATTAACGAAAAAAGCAAAAAGAAAATGA
- a CDS encoding tetratricopeptide repeat protein: MKVITLVLVSLIVLSFTSVCAQSEEGKLKDVSEAAKLNSEGIGLLQKSEVLDARKKFESAHDKDPLSPEYPNNIGFTYLLLKDEEKAELYFKKSLEIDPDFFRAHYNLGVLYQKKENVAKALEYYKTATENNPNFPEARYNLALMYMRKGDKKKAIESFEIFIKIAAPEMKQPVQDAKVRISELSK; the protein is encoded by the coding sequence TTGAAAGTTATAACGCTTGTTCTTGTTTCTTTGATCGTGTTGTCATTCACTAGTGTGTGCGCACAAAGCGAGGAAGGTAAATTGAAGGATGTATCTGAGGCAGCGAAACTAAACTCTGAGGGTATTGGATTACTACAAAAGAGTGAAGTTCTGGATGCTAGAAAAAAGTTTGAATCAGCACATGACAAAGATCCTTTGTCACCTGAATACCCAAATAATATTGGTTTTACTTATCTGTTGTTAAAGGATGAGGAAAAAGCAGAATTATATTTTAAAAAGTCATTAGAAATTGATCCGGACTTTTTCAGGGCACATTATAATTTGGGGGTTTTGTATCAGAAAAAAGAGAATGTTGCAAAGGCATTGGAATATTATAAGACAGCCACTGAGAATAATCCAAATTTTCCTGAAGCAAGATATAATTTAGCATTAATGTATATGAGAAAGGGAGATAAAAAGAAAGCGATCGAATCCTTTGAAATTTTTATTAAAATTGCAGCCCCTGAAATGAAGCAACCAGTTCAAGATGCAAAAGTTAGAATTTCAGAGCTAAGTAAATGA
- a CDS encoding MORN repeat-containing protein, with translation MKRFKLPLNRRHLIFATLGIAATLVILALYVTYNRAKCTSGDCDTGFGVLELKDGTYYAGGFLNHRFHDYGILKHISGEKYEGYWHRGEKSGKGKIYYADGAFYEGNFRRNVKHGEGYYVWSDGTKIAGFFVDGEPQGKCTLTLPNKLILIGEYNRGIVINGEGIYIYDDQSRYIGNWKNGKRNGKGTLLSPSGEIVNSGTWKNDVFQGN, from the coding sequence ATGAAACGCTTCAAGCTCCCTCTCAATAGAAGACACCTAATTTTTGCTACATTAGGTATCGCTGCAACTTTAGTTATACTCGCTCTTTATGTCACTTATAACCGAGCAAAGTGTACATCCGGTGATTGTGATACTGGATTTGGAGTATTAGAGTTAAAAGATGGAACTTATTATGCCGGTGGCTTCCTAAATCATAGATTTCACGATTACGGAATTCTGAAACATATAAGTGGTGAAAAATATGAGGGATACTGGCATAGAGGGGAAAAAAGTGGGAAAGGCAAAATCTATTATGCTGATGGCGCTTTTTACGAAGGTAACTTCAGAAGAAATGTAAAACATGGCGAAGGATATTATGTTTGGTCCGATGGAACAAAAATAGCCGGTTTTTTTGTTGATGGGGAACCACAAGGTAAGTGTACGTTAACTCTACCTAATAAATTAATTTTAATTGGAGAATACAACCGAGGGATCGTAATCAACGGTGAAGGAATTTACATTTACGATGACCAATCACGTTATATTGGGAATTGGAAAAATGGAAAAAGAAACGGCAAAGGAACTCTGCTTTCTCCTTCTGGTGAAATAGTAAACTCCGGGACCTGGAAAAATGACGTCTTTCAAGGAAATTAA
- a CDS encoding efflux RND transporter permease subunit, with translation MVKYFLRKTVTTTVCLVFILGIGAISFSKLKIELFPNITIPTITILTTYPNASIEEMELLVSKPIEEVVASAEGVDETFSETLEGMSIVKVRFRWGTDVDLATVLIREKLDLVKGALPIDVKKPIVLKFDPNDKPIVRIAAFSKSSDFKSLRNFIKKNLIPIFEKTDGVATITLSGGLEKRILVELDANRMKSYSVTPNEIQRQIASNNENIPSGNIIRGEDEVTVRTMGAFLNVGEIENLILKTSEGGAPVYLNSVANVKDSFKDQTSICRRNFSECILVDIRKESGKNTVEVAKNIHGVVGELNDRFSDILELEIVEDRSELILSSVNDVGSSIVLSIVICFIILTIFTGSWVEAILITFSVPTSILVSFICMHFIGQSLNLMSLGGLAVGVGLMVDSSIVVLESIHKEKKNAKDEHLAIEMGASKIAFALVISNITSIVVFLPNFYLNGLEGIIFKDFALSVCICLASSLMVSLVFLPFFNKMISSKFKSNDYLVNISKNLIIKIESTYVFFLKKFLEKPKFVLLVAFGSLLFAAILASLIAVNLMPKVQRLDLNIKLTLPNGTRIQKTSEVVLNIEKMATLVDENVEVLSKLGFEEKELTMFPTSEFGLNRAEIFFRFSSFSKKDKFIEKLKEMDDEMQKIKIISSSDILSEVLPFSFEQVSIVVTGGNYVDINSEILKLKNKLKDTFNSKDIQTSFDQELNEVRITFDRNRLASFGLRSSDVGDSLKTIVKGDETIFYKVKDEEIPILIRSAQEGRTGVDKIRDIHFEVDENKFVPLKDFAFIESRKSSRILNRQNGKRIGYLAMEIEDQSISSVYNQVGNIVGVGNLNENGTSISFGENKKILDVAVNGLGIALFFSIILVYMTLAAAMESFLLPLLIIFSIFLAAFGVVGSLFIFNESINMMSLLGSILLAGIVVNNAILIVEFYRDEKTKYKNTEKLIIEGAKDRLIPILTTTLTSILGLLPLLFSFSGSTSQRSLAASIFGGLIFSTVISLFFIPIISKVMIEKGLMEK, from the coding sequence ATGGTAAAGTACTTTCTACGCAAAACGGTTACGACCACTGTATGCCTGGTTTTTATACTTGGAATAGGCGCAATAAGTTTTTCCAAATTAAAAATTGAGTTATTTCCTAATATTACCATTCCAACTATTACCATTTTAACTACATATCCCAATGCTTCTATTGAGGAAATGGAACTTCTGGTTTCAAAGCCGATTGAGGAAGTAGTTGCCTCTGCTGAAGGTGTGGATGAGACTTTTTCCGAAACTTTAGAAGGAATGTCCATCGTTAAAGTCCGGTTCCGTTGGGGAACAGATGTAGATTTGGCAACGGTATTAATTCGAGAAAAATTAGACTTAGTGAAAGGTGCCTTGCCAATTGATGTAAAAAAACCAATAGTTTTAAAATTTGATCCAAATGATAAACCTATCGTTCGAATCGCAGCTTTTTCCAAATCTAGTGACTTCAAAAGTCTCCGTAATTTTATCAAAAAAAATCTAATTCCTATCTTTGAAAAAACCGACGGTGTTGCAACCATCACCTTATCTGGCGGATTAGAAAAACGGATATTAGTGGAACTGGATGCAAATCGTATGAAATCTTATTCAGTTACTCCCAATGAGATTCAAAGACAAATTGCTTCAAATAATGAAAATATTCCATCAGGAAATATTATTAGAGGCGAAGATGAAGTTACTGTTCGGACGATGGGTGCTTTCTTAAACGTTGGCGAAATAGAAAATCTTATTTTAAAAACATCTGAAGGTGGAGCTCCAGTTTATCTTAATAGCGTAGCAAACGTTAAAGACTCTTTCAAGGACCAAACAAGCATTTGCCGTAGGAACTTTTCAGAATGCATATTGGTGGATATTCGGAAAGAATCAGGTAAAAACACTGTTGAAGTGGCAAAAAATATTCACGGAGTAGTAGGTGAGTTAAATGATCGGTTCTCTGATATTTTAGAATTAGAAATCGTCGAAGATAGGTCAGAATTAATTTTATCTTCAGTGAATGATGTAGGAAGTTCGATTGTTTTATCCATTGTCATTTGCTTCATTATACTTACAATTTTTACCGGATCATGGGTAGAGGCAATTTTAATAACTTTTTCAGTCCCAACATCAATCCTCGTATCTTTTATTTGTATGCACTTTATTGGACAGTCTTTGAATTTGATGTCATTGGGTGGTCTTGCTGTAGGCGTTGGCTTAATGGTTGATTCATCAATCGTTGTTTTAGAATCTATTCACAAAGAAAAAAAGAATGCGAAGGATGAACATTTGGCAATCGAAATGGGGGCTTCTAAAATTGCTTTTGCATTGGTGATTTCCAATATAACTTCAATTGTAGTATTTCTTCCCAATTTTTACTTGAATGGGTTAGAAGGGATAATCTTTAAAGATTTTGCACTCAGCGTTTGTATTTGTTTAGCTTCATCTCTAATGGTTTCCTTAGTATTCCTTCCTTTTTTTAACAAAATGATCTCATCAAAATTTAAGAGTAACGATTATTTGGTGAACATTAGCAAGAATTTGATTATTAAAATTGAATCAACTTATGTCTTTTTCTTAAAAAAATTTTTAGAGAAACCAAAATTTGTATTACTGGTTGCTTTCGGATCACTTTTGTTTGCTGCAATCCTTGCTTCCTTAATCGCAGTAAATCTTATGCCAAAAGTTCAGCGTTTGGATCTTAACATCAAACTCACTTTACCAAACGGTACACGCATTCAGAAAACATCTGAAGTTGTTTTGAACATTGAAAAAATGGCAACACTCGTAGATGAAAACGTAGAGGTGCTCTCTAAGCTCGGGTTTGAAGAAAAGGAACTAACAATGTTCCCAACATCAGAGTTTGGTTTAAACCGGGCAGAAATTTTCTTCAGATTTAGTAGCTTTTCAAAAAAAGATAAATTCATCGAAAAACTGAAAGAGATGGATGACGAAATGCAAAAGATAAAGATTATTTCATCTTCAGACATTTTATCTGAAGTATTGCCATTTTCTTTTGAACAAGTATCCATTGTTGTTACTGGCGGAAATTATGTTGATATCAATTCAGAGATCCTAAAACTAAAAAATAAACTAAAGGATACTTTTAATTCAAAAGACATACAGACCTCTTTTGATCAAGAATTGAATGAAGTTAGAATTACTTTCGATAGAAATAGATTAGCTTCCTTTGGGCTTAGAAGTTCGGACGTTGGTGACTCATTAAAAACCATTGTTAAGGGTGATGAAACTATTTTCTATAAAGTTAAAGATGAAGAAATTCCAATCCTTATACGTTCTGCGCAAGAAGGTAGAACTGGTGTCGATAAGATAAGAGATATCCATTTTGAAGTTGATGAGAACAAATTCGTTCCATTGAAAGACTTTGCCTTTATTGAGTCCAGAAAATCTAGTCGAATTCTCAATCGTCAGAACGGTAAAAGAATTGGATATTTGGCCATGGAAATTGAAGATCAAAGTATTTCTAGTGTGTATAACCAGGTTGGAAACATTGTTGGCGTTGGTAACTTGAATGAAAACGGGACCTCAATTTCATTTGGTGAAAATAAGAAGATTTTAGATGTAGCAGTTAATGGACTAGGTATTGCTTTATTTTTTTCGATCATTTTAGTCTACATGACTCTTGCTGCTGCAATGGAAAGTTTTTTACTTCCATTGCTCATCATATTTTCAATTTTTCTTGCTGCATTTGGTGTTGTTGGCTCTCTGTTTATCTTTAATGAGTCTATAAATATGATGTCTTTACTTGGTTCCATTTTGTTGGCTGGAATCGTTGTAAATAATGCTATTCTTATTGTTGAGTTTTATAGAGATGAAAAAACAAAATATAAAAATACGGAAAAGTTAATTATTGAAGGTGCAAAAGATCGTTTAATCCCCATACTAACGACAACACTTACCTCGATACTTGGGCTTTTGCCTCTCTTGTTTTCTTTTAGTGGCTCTACATCGCAAAGATCCCTTGCTGCATCCATTTTTGGAGGTCTCATATTTTCAACTGTTATCAGTTTATTTTTTATACCTATTATAAGTAAGGTAATGATTGAAAAAGGATTAATGGAAAAATAG
- the amt gene encoding ammonium transporter, which yields MSVQKSLLDILWVLVCSGLVLMMQGGFLVLESGLTRAKNSINVAIKNIADFGVATLLFYLFGFGIMFGSSFYGIFGTSLFLPTFPKDNAWPPTFFLFQLMFCGTASTIVSGAVAERLKFPSYLLATALISGIIYPIVGHWVWGGTFMETSLGWLEQLGFHDFAGSTQVHSVGGWVSLALLMVVGPRLGRFTEGEPSKSVTGSNLPLAMLGGIILWFGWMGFNGGSTLAFNGSVPIVILNTIIASGFSMMVALFLTWFVKGYPEAISPLNGSLAGLVAITASADCVEPAQAAIIGMMSGGLTIPAEKLLERWKIDDAVGAVPVHLVGGLWGTFAVGIFGDMEKLGATSGRGDFILIQLLGAFVVGIFAFGVSYILFKGINRFYHLRVDETEERIGLNISEHKATTELIDLFLSMDYQHKTGDLALDVPVEPFTEVGQIAERYNLVLSKVRSTLKENEESRIEIANAYEKVRNEQERAEKLLLNVLPKAIAEELKEKQGLIANSYPEVSVLFADIVGFTQISSGMRPEAVVRILNEIFSYFDVLAEKYRLEKIKTIGDAYMAVAGLPAPDQYHSLLATHMAWDMKSLLSRLKLGKSGSRLSMRIGINTGPVVAGVIGTKKFIYDIWGDAVNLASRMESHGLPNEIQITESTANLIRSDFALEDRGEIEVKGKGKIKTFLVKQRIREPEVSLPYFQFAT from the coding sequence ATGTCGGTTCAAAAAAGTCTGTTGGATATTTTATGGGTACTAGTTTGTTCGGGTCTTGTATTGATGATGCAAGGTGGTTTTTTAGTTTTAGAGTCTGGTTTGACTCGTGCAAAAAATTCGATTAACGTAGCAATTAAAAACATCGCTGACTTTGGAGTGGCGACACTTTTATTTTATTTGTTTGGATTTGGGATAATGTTTGGTTCTTCCTTTTATGGGATATTTGGAACTAGTTTATTTTTACCAACCTTTCCAAAAGACAATGCTTGGCCTCCCACATTCTTTTTATTTCAACTGATGTTTTGCGGTACTGCATCTACCATTGTTTCTGGTGCTGTTGCTGAACGTTTAAAATTTCCCTCGTATCTACTTGCTACTGCCCTTATCTCTGGAATCATTTATCCAATCGTTGGTCATTGGGTTTGGGGTGGTACTTTTATGGAAACCTCTCTTGGTTGGTTAGAACAACTTGGTTTTCATGACTTTGCTGGATCTACTCAGGTTCATAGTGTGGGAGGTTGGGTATCATTGGCCCTTCTAATGGTTGTAGGCCCTAGACTTGGCAGATTTACCGAAGGGGAACCTTCTAAATCAGTGACTGGTAGCAACTTACCTTTAGCAATGTTAGGTGGTATTATTTTGTGGTTTGGTTGGATGGGTTTTAATGGAGGAAGTACACTTGCCTTCAATGGATCAGTCCCTATTGTGATTTTAAATACAATTATCGCTTCTGGATTTTCGATGATGGTGGCTTTATTTTTAACTTGGTTTGTGAAAGGGTATCCTGAGGCAATTTCACCACTAAACGGATCTTTGGCGGGACTAGTTGCTATTACTGCCAGTGCTGACTGTGTGGAACCTGCGCAAGCTGCGATTATTGGAATGATGTCTGGTGGGCTCACCATCCCTGCAGAGAAATTATTAGAAAGATGGAAAATCGATGATGCAGTAGGAGCTGTTCCCGTACATTTAGTAGGTGGTCTTTGGGGTACATTTGCTGTTGGGATTTTTGGAGACATGGAAAAACTCGGAGCAACCAGTGGAAGAGGGGACTTTATCCTGATCCAACTTTTAGGTGCTTTTGTTGTAGGAATATTTGCCTTCGGTGTATCATACATACTCTTCAAAGGAATCAATCGGTTTTACCACCTTCGTGTTGATGAAACTGAAGAACGAATAGGTTTAAATATCTCAGAACATAAAGCCACCACAGAACTGATCGATTTATTTTTATCTATGGACTACCAACATAAAACTGGAGACTTAGCTCTTGATGTTCCTGTCGAACCGTTTACGGAAGTGGGTCAAATTGCAGAAAGGTATAATTTAGTATTAAGTAAGGTGCGTTCTACTCTTAAAGAAAATGAAGAATCACGTATTGAAATTGCCAATGCCTATGAAAAAGTACGAAATGAACAAGAACGTGCCGAAAAACTATTGTTAAATGTTCTCCCCAAGGCAATTGCGGAAGAATTAAAAGAAAAACAAGGTTTAATCGCTAATAGTTATCCAGAAGTATCTGTATTGTTTGCGGATATAGTAGGATTTACACAAATTTCGTCCGGTATGAGACCAGAAGCTGTAGTTCGCATCCTAAATGAAATTTTTTCTTATTTTGATGTATTAGCCGAAAAGTATCGTTTAGAAAAAATCAAAACAATTGGGGATGCTTATATGGCAGTGGCTGGTTTACCAGCACCCGACCAATATCATTCTTTACTTGCGACACATATGGCTTGGGATATGAAATCTTTATTGTCGCGATTAAAACTTGGTAAAAGTGGATCTAGACTTAGTATGCGTATTGGTATCAATACAGGTCCAGTGGTGGCAGGAGTCATCGGGACCAAAAAATTTATTTACGATATTTGGGGCGATGCTGTAAACCTTGCGTCGCGTATGGAATCACATGGCCTACCAAATGAAATTCAAATTACAGAATCTACTGCAAACCTGATTCGATCCGACTTTGCCTTGGAAGATCGGGGAGAAATTGAAGTGAAAGGAAAAGGAAAAATCAAAACCTTCCTCGTCAAACAAAGAATACGCGAACCAGAAGTCAGTTTGCCTTATTTCCAGTTTGCAACTTAA